The following proteins are encoded in a genomic region of Nitrospiraceae bacterium:
- a CDS encoding c-type cytochrome: MRFIDRALRGVIIFLMGWYGGCSLPEPPQTSESIPPVYADLHMPGGWWTDAAIINDGRQLYLGLNKSNVNCAQCHGKNGKPVMTAALSFLDVDKMESYSDSQMLWRISEGLPYSSMGGFKDKLSRDEIWKVIAFVSTLGMNGREYDPIAKGWVPSG; the protein is encoded by the coding sequence ATGCGTTTTATTGATAGGGCCTTAAGAGGAGTGATCATTTTCCTTATGGGGTGGTATGGCGGATGCAGTCTACCGGAGCCACCACAAACCTCTGAGTCTATCCCTCCTGTCTACGCAGATTTACACATGCCGGGGGGCTGGTGGACCGACGCCGCAATTATTAATGATGGTCGTCAATTGTACCTGGGTTTAAATAAATCAAACGTCAACTGCGCACAATGTCATGGTAAAAATGGCAAACCCGTGATGACCGCAGCTTTGAGCTTCCTCGATGTGGATAAGATGGAAAGTTATTCGGACTCCCAGATGCTGTGGCGAATATCGGAGGGACTACCCTACAGCTCTATGGGAGGCTTTAAGGATAAGCTCTCTCGAGATGAAATTTGGAAAGTCATCGCCTTTGTGAGCACTTTGGGAATGAATGGTCGGGAATATGATCCCATTGCGAAAGGGTGGGTTCCCTCAGGGTGA
- a CDS encoding DUF427 domain-containing protein translates to MQKLIFEQHPEIQIPKRGQESVWNYPRPPKLQRVHQQMRVEFGGLVLAETTLGYRVLETGIPPVYYFPPTDVRIAYLMLSVRQTVCEWKGRARYWSIKIGKRMAQDAAWSYPHPGEGFENISNYLAFYPRKVDACYVGKQKVQPQSGEFYGGWITSKILGPFKGEPGTAFW, encoded by the coding sequence ATGCAAAAACTCATTTTTGAACAACATCCGGAAATCCAGATCCCGAAGCGAGGCCAAGAGTCTGTTTGGAATTACCCCCGTCCACCCAAATTGCAGCGGGTTCATCAGCAAATGAGAGTTGAGTTTGGTGGTTTGGTCTTGGCTGAAACAACCCTGGGCTATCGGGTCCTCGAAACAGGAATTCCTCCGGTATATTATTTTCCCCCCACTGATGTCCGAATCGCGTACCTGATGCTGAGCGTAAGGCAAACCGTATGCGAGTGGAAGGGAAGGGCGCGTTATTGGTCAATTAAGATTGGGAAACGAATGGCGCAGGATGCCGCATGGAGTTACCCGCATCCCGGGGAAGGATTTGAAAATATTTCCAATTATCTGGCATTTTATCCCAGGAAGGTAGATGCCTGCTATGTGGGAAAGCAAAAGGTCCAACCACAGTCTGGTGAATTTTATGGCGGGTGGATCACCTCAAAAATCCTCGGTCCCTTTAAAGGCGAACCGGGCACTGCATTCTGGTAA
- a CDS encoding SDR family oxidoreductase — MRVNIIAPGLVRTPLTAGLTTNNATLQASTAKHALGRIGEPSDVAAGIEWLLEPQQNWITGQVLGIDGGLAMVRPRGSF, encoded by the coding sequence ATTCGGGTAAATATTATCGCACCAGGTTTGGTGCGAACACCCTTAACTGCGGGCCTTACCACCAACAATGCCACATTACAGGCATCAACAGCGAAGCATGCGCTTGGAAGAATAGGAGAACCATCTGATGTCGCTGCAGGAATCGAATGGTTGCTTGAACCCCAACAGAATTGGATTACAGGGCAGGTTTTGGGAATCGATGGTGGGTTAGCCATGGTGCGTCCACGTGGCAGTTTTTGA